ATAATATTCGGGACGTGATCTCCATCAGGATCAGCATAAGCATCTGAAAGATTATTCAGAACAAACCCGTATTTTTGTTCATAAGAATCCGGCATCCCGTCATGATCTGAATCAGAAAGCAATCGATTATTAATCCCCGGATTTGTACTGGCATTAAATTCCGAAATATTGTTCAAACCATCGTAATCATAATCTTTCGTAGCATCTATAGGATCAAGAGGACTAAATCCATAGCTAAGCTCCCAATCATTTGGGACACCGTCATGATCAGTATCATTAGTAAGCAAATAACTCATAGTAGGACTAAACTCTGACCAGTAACTCTCATTACCAGCACCGTCTCTAATTTTTAACTGGGCGAAATATGTATTTCCGTCCACTCCGGAAAAAGAAAATGAGTTAGCAGACCCCACTGACCCCTCAAAAAGCGCACCGACTACACTCTGCCCCCATATGCGCAGAATGTAGTCGGTAATTCCACTTCCATGATAATTATCAGTGACCGTCTGCCAACTGAATCTTCCGGGATTACTGAATACGTATTTATCTTCAATAACTGGTGCCGGCATGTTTTTTGTAACATCATCATCCATTTTATACGTGAAGGTAGCCATATTGCTCCATATTTTCGTTCCGTTCAAGAGCATGTCCTTTAGCATTTTAATCTTAAAATAATAAATCTCGTTAGTAAGCTGCCCGGGATCATAGAAATTACTTAAAGTATCAATAGACTCCTCAGGTATTACCGAATTATCCGTTGAAAAGGAATAAGTATAGCCGGAATTTTGAGAAGCATTTATCCAGTAAAAATATGGCTGCGAATTTCTAGTCCAGGAATTGTTGGCGATAACACGATAGTCATCAAAACCCACACGGGCCCTCACATCCAGTGTCGGGTTCAAATAAACGTATATTCCATCGGAATTTCCTGACCAATCGCTTCTGTTACCGGCGATATCTACAGATCTTACCTTAAAGTAATACTTATTTTCATCTTTTCCGGAAAAAAAATACGAATTGCCAGTAGCGATATTTAAGCTGGCAACATCTGCCATACCGGGTTGCGATCCGATTTGCACTTCATAGCAACTTAACCCGGACGGACCGTAATCGATGGCGGCATCCCAGTTAATCGGAATGAGGTTCTTAGTAATAACAGAACCTGTATCATTTGGGGTTCCCGGTACACCCGGAAGCAGATTGTCAAACTTGATTGCAAATGACAGGCTGTTCCCCCATACTCCGTTAAGGTCCCGAAGCTTTATCTTGAAATAGTAGACTCCGGCATTTAACGTCGGTATCTGATATCCGCTTATATCTGCTGCCAAATCCACGATGTTATCAGGCACTCCGGCTGAATTCGTCGTTACGATAAAGCTGAAACCGCTATTATCAATCGATGCGTTCCAATACATATAGGGAGTAGAATGATCAATCCAATAATTATCAGTAATACCCAGAGTATCCTCAGCATCATATTGAGCTTTTAACGAATATATCTCCGATACACTTGCATTAAGTGTTAACATTACACTATCCGGACCACCATAACTAATATTGTCAAACCCCTTATAGCATTCTCCGTCATAGACATTTCCGGTAGTTACAAGGGATATCAGGCAAAGCCCTGTCGTATTAGCTGAAACCGGAAAGGCCGGCGGCCTTATTGTTACAATAAAGCAGTAAGATCCGCCAATTGCCAGATTAAGGGAAACCGGAACCGAAATATTGTCGGTAATCGAACGAATTCCATCCTTATTGTTATCTATAACCAGTTCAACACTCCAGCTTGGAGTAATGGATACAATTGATGGCAACAAGGTCATTGTTTTGTTTCCATTATTCGTCACCCGATATGGGAAATCATGTTTGTCCGTCGTCTTAAATAAAATACTGGGTTGCTGGGTAGGCACAATAGTCATGCCACTTATTTCGTTTACTGACAGTGTGGTCTGAGAACTTACGACAAGAAGTTGTGCCTTTTTTATATATGTTATCTGCGCATTATTAGTTATCACGATGCCTGGTGCAGTAATAGAATGAGCCACAGCATTCATACTAAAAATAAATACGAGAAAAATCCATATATTAACGATTATTTTCATTAATAATATGTCCTTTACTTAATCACTACCGTATAATTTATTGTACCGGATACATTGCCCGCAATGGGAGAAAGAGCGATTCTCAGTCGTGCAATATTCGGGTCCATTTTGTTGCCTCCAGCTTGTGAAAGCGGAGTATAATTATATACTGCAGGGTCACTTATTGCAGAATAACTAAAGGTAACCCTTACACCCGCATCAGAACAGATATTTGCGGTACTCCCGAGGCGAAATTCCGTATTAATTGTTGGTATGATATCTGTAAACACTACATTGTTAGCAGCTCCATTACCAACATTCTTGTATTTGATATTAAAGGTTACCGTCGCTCCAGGTACCGGAGAATTACCACTATCCCAACTGTGCCCAACCGTATAATTCTTGCTGACAAGAAGAATCGGAAGCTTTAACCAGGTGTTAATCAATTGTTTATAATCTACATATCCGCCATAAACATTCCCATTATACCCGGTATAATAGGTAGGCTGTGTGGTTTTTCCCTCAATCTCAAAATTAACATCCATCGTTACAAATGTGTTAATTGTTGCGGTGGAAAGGGCGTTCACGGTGACGTAAAAGTTAGCCGATGCCCCGCTATTTAACACAAATTGCTGGCTCAGGGCCTCAATAGTAAAATCTCCATTTACTGAAACATTTTCAGTCACCAACAGAAAGTTTTCGGAGACTGAATTGCCGACATTTCTTATGGTATAGCAATAGATAATCGAATGATTAGATTCTATACCATTATTTGAAGGGGTATTAAAAAGGATATCATAGCCGTAAATTGCCTGGACAATTTGATCGGAAACGGAGGCCGTAGCAATTTTCTGCGTTATCCTTTGTCCTGAATTAAAGTTGGCAGTAACGATATATCCGGCTACTGCAGTCCCAGCAGATGTACCAACAGTGGATCCTAACTGATATGCGGCATTCGCACCAAAAATGAGAATATTTAACAGAAAACAGGTTAATAAAAAAGTTTTTATCATCTGTTTTTTCCCCTTCTCTATTTAATTATAAGATTATAAGTAATATTACCGGTAGAATTTGCAGGAATAGTATTATATTGAACCCGGATCTTTGCAGCATTGTAGGCGGGCGTTAAATTCCATACATTATTCCAAAAATACGATAGTATCGGTGCCGACGCCTGACTACTGTAAACAACAGCATTTCCAGTTAACGTCGTGTTTAAGGTTGGCAATATATCGATTATCTCTACGTTCTTAGCGTACAGACTTCCTGTATTTCCCCAGTCTAACCTATAGGTCAGTTTCGCTCCCGGAACCACTGCGGGCAAAGATCCGGTATAGCCTGCAGGCACATTGACCGTCACGGTCTTGGTAAGATTGACTATAGCAATCAAAACCGTAGCGGTCACAACTTGAGATTGATTGCCAAACCCGCCATAAACGAACCCATTGTCTCCAGTATACGGAACCGCGGTAAGATCGGAATCACACTTAATATTGAGAGAAACAGAGACATAGGCACCAGGAGTTACTTGCGCACTTGAAGTTATAACCAGATCAAACACGGGCGATGCAGTATCCGGAGATAGCATAATGCTGGTTGTGGAAACAGTTATATTCCATGACGTGCTATCACTTAAATAATATTTTGCCGAATAGGTAACGGAGAAAACATCCGAATGATTACCTACATTCATTATCTGGTATGAGAAGGTTGATACCTCTCCGGGCTCAATCCCCATAGTAGGCACATCTGCCCAGCTAGGATTATATCCATAGATTGCATTAACCGTTATAACCGAAACATTGTCGGTTGCCGTTTTTTGGGTACCTGAATCCGTTTGATATTCAAGTGTTACTTCCGAGCCAAGGATTTCATTATCAGCGGCAGTACCACTTCTCGAATCGAGCTGAAACGCAGCATTCGCAACCGATGACAGAGAGAGGATACCTATTGCCAGGAGAATATAGAGCCTATTTTTCATACTCCTTTTCCTTTCGAACATTTATTATTTTGCATAAACATTTACTTTACAGGTTAACTTCGATTTAAAGTCCTGGTCCGGGACACTGATTCGAAGCACCCAAGTCAAAACACCTTTATTTCAAAAAGCGAAACAAAATCACAATTATCTTGTTTGTCGTAATACGGGCTATTCTGTGGAACCTGGACCTTAATGTATCTTGCACCCTTAGGAGGAAATTTGTGGCTATACACATACATTGGGGCTCCGGTCGTTGTAAATATTCCATCTCCGGCATTAAGGCCCGTACCAATAGCTTCCCAATTTTTGTTATCTAAACTCACCAGGATATTAAATGATTTCGAATATGATAACGCCCACCAGTAGAGAATAACCTCTGAAATGTTACAGGTTTTTGTAAGGTCCATTGCGATAAACTGATCTTTTTTCGCAACGCTGCCGGATAAAGCCAGCGAGGTAAAGTAATCCATCCCGCCATCAGTTAACCGCTCGATTGCCGGGATAGTTTTGCTTACAAATTTGTCTTCCGGCAAATGAGTGAATGTACCAATAACCGGCTTACCGAAAGCAAGATTATTTTTCTGTGTTTTAACGTATATGAATTCAGACTTTTCCGATTTAACTATATCTGTGGAGGATACTTCCACCTGGAAGCGATATTTCGTATCAGGTTTCAGCCCATAGAGAACTCCCGAATGCAGCGTTCGCGGCATGATAAATCGCAGGGGAGCTTCCAGTTTGCCGTCAAAGGTATCTTCTCCGTAAAAGATCTGGCTTTTAGCATCTATATCTGTTTTAAAGCGAATAGATATTTCTCTGTCACTTATACTATAATTAATATCATTTAACGCCAATTTGGGATTTTCTTCTTTAATAATCTCTATTTCTTTAATTTTTATATGTTTACCTTTATTTAATATAGTATCAGAGGGGAAGACCAGAGAAATATACCGGGAATACCGGCTATGTAATTCTATTGTTTGAACAAGGGTATTCTTTTCCTTTTTTCCTTTTGTGCCATCCAACCCGCTGATAACATCATTCTCTACTTTTGATTTACTGAGCCAAAGGGAAAAATTCTTAGCTATTCCTTCATTTGCCCAATAAATTTTTATTTCCTTTATATAGAAAAGGGACTGAAGATCGAAATCAATCTTGATATTTTTGCTTCCAATCTCTTCTGATTCTGCTGAAAATGCTTCATTGCCTTCAGTCTTAATATCGCTTATTACCTTCAAATTATTGAACTGTCCTGTGATTGTTGCACCTGGCGCAATATTTTCGGCACTATAAAGAAAAGTTGCTAACAAAAAAGAAAACATACCTGTTAAAAACATTATTTTATAATATCTCATTACATTTACTCTCCGATCCTAAGATACTTATAATTCATTTGTTATAATTGTAGCATTTTTACCAAACCAAAAACTATTCCCCGGCTACTTGATAATAACAGCATAGGTAGCAGTTCGTTGCTCACCGGCATTCAATACAGCGAAATTACTCCATTTTATTCCAACGATCGGTGCGGTTTCACTTGTATCATAGGCACCAAGGGCCGCGTGCTGATAGGTTCTCAAGCATGATGCCGAAGCTGCTGCTGACCCTACAACGTATACCGTATTAGTCGTCGCAGGGAGCATATCAGTTATCCCGATTCCCTTAACCGGGCCATAGCCATTATTAGTAAAAGTTATCGAATACTGCACCGTTGTCCCGGGAATAGGCTGAGACGAGAGGCCCCCTTTACTAGTAGCGTATTGTTTACTAATTGTTATATTTCCAGCAGAATCTTTATTCGAAGAAGGGCTCTCATTTCCAGCATGATCAACAACAACAACTTGATAATAATTATTTTGAGAGGGGATCACAGAATAATCCTCATAACCAGTGTTGGTGGTATTTCCAATATTATTGGTTATAATCAGCAAATTAGTACCCCTGAATATTTTATAGGTTTCAACGTCACCGGAGAGGGATGCTCCCCACGAAAGAGAAACTCTCGATCCGGGATGCGCTACAGCAACAAGAACCGAGGCCGAAGCCGGAGAAGAAATATCATAGGTAACCCCGGTATTTATAGTCGGGATACTGGTATTCCCCACCAGATCAGAAACAGACATAGAGACGTTATAAATTCCGCCATCAATCAAGCTATCCGAGGTGATCGTGCTGCCATCCCCGAACAAGTCATTACCAAGAATATTGAAGGTATTTATTCCTGCATGATAGGTTAAATTACTGGTTATCGTATGCGGTGAATTAGGGTCCGAACTGCCGCCGGTACGCGTGAAAGAGAGCTTAACAGCACCAGGAGAGCAGACCTCCGAAAGGCTATATTCAACATAAATGGAAAGCTTAGCATAGCTATTCTTCACAGGATTGTTAAGGGTGACAATCGGTGCAGTAATATCCAGAAGAATGCTCATGGTAACAACACCGCTGGCATTGGCCGCAGCATCCTGAGCATTAATCGTCACCGTATTTGTTCCTTCAGTCAGTCCTTCAATCTTCACCTGCCAGCTCGTAGCAGTTGGATAGGTCGTGGCGTTTATGGTTATCGCGGTACTGCAAAGAAGAGTTATTACTGACGTGTCAGAACTTTTAGTTCCTGATATGAAAATCGTCACGTTGTTTGTGGTGATATTTTGAACATCAAATCCCGGAGTTACCGGAGGGGTAGTATCGAGCTGCAACTCATAGGCACCCAGATCTATGACAAAATCAAAAATTCTTTGGCTGCCTGACAAATCCGTTGTTACATTGCCTGAGTTAGCTTGCCAATTAGTATTTGAACCGGCATTCACAGCCACACTTGTTACTTTTAAATGGAAATCGTTGTTATTATAATTCACAAAATTGTCCGTTCCGAATCCATAGATAAGGTTCGAAGTAACCATAGACGCAGGCAAGGAACTATCGCTAAAGGTACTGTAGCTTATTGTGCAGGTATTAAAATAGCTGCCGGTACCACCGTCAAAACCATCGGCAAAAATGGTATTATATGCTTCCAGTTCACCTCCAATACCAGCAGCGGCAGAATTATCATAATAAACTTCCGGGGTATTCTTCGCTAAGGTACAATTAATGAGCTTATTATCTCCGGCAAAAAAAGCACCGCCGCTTAAGGTAGCGTTATTACTAATGACCAGGCAGTTAATAAGCTCGTTGTTCCCTTCATAAAAACCACCGCCACTCACCGCCAGGTTATTTTGAAAAAGACTATTTTTAAAAACGTTAACCCCTGAGTTGAAAGCGCCGCCATAATCAGCGGTATTATTTTTGACAATAGAGCCTATCAAATTAATTCTTGAGGCATTACCTCCCCCGTAAACAGCTCCGCCCAAATAAGCTGCATTACCACTAAGAACAGAGGCATTGATTGTAAGTAGCTGACTACTACTATTGACACCTATATATATCGCTCCTCCGGCATTATCCCCTGAATTAATAACGCTTACCTGTCCATTCATTAAAGTAAGGTTATCGAGCACCCATCTAATAGCATGCTGCTGTAAAATATTTCGAGTGATTCCTTGTGCATTAAGAATCACGTTTACACTTGTTCCGGCATTAGGAGATCCCATGAGGCTAATATCCTGAATATCAGGCCATATCAACCCACGATTTCCCTCTCCAGCATGTACTCCCGGATAAATGTAAATATGATTCCCCGTGGCGGCAGCATTAAGTGCTTGCTGTAAGGTCACATATTCACGGCTTGTCTCGAATATTTTGCAGATGCTATTAAGTATTTCAATATTCCGGGTAATGTAACTACTACTATTTCCAGATACATCTACAGCATTTACGGAAATAACGTTATCGCCTAATATAAGGCCATTGATGGTTACAATCCAGCTTGTATTGGTTGGGTACTCAACGGCGGTAATAGCTACAGCTGAGTTGCAGGTAATATTAACGGTAGAGATATCCACTGTCTTAGTTCCGGAAATTACCTGATCCGTATTGTTCGTTGGTGTATCAAGATAATTTATTAGCGGGACTGCGACAACGATACTAATCGTGCAAGGAATATTGCTGGTAATGCCAGCACAATATGCCTCAATGACTGTTGTAGTTACAAAAGCTGGTGCCAGAAACAGAAAGTTGGCAGTTCCATGAATATCTGTCGTCACGGTTTCCGACTGGAAATTTCCGCTGCCAATGAGGATATTGGCAGTAACAGATATCCCGGCAATTCCTGACCCGTCAGTATCAATAACCTGAACATGAACAGCGCTTGTGCCACCCTTACTAACAATTAGCCCGGCTTCAGAAAAATTAACGGTGCTCACAGCCGCGTAACCACACGAAGACCAGGCAACGAAGAAACTTAGAAAAAGAATATAAAAAAAAGAACGATTGATCATTTTTCTCATTATAGTATCCGGTCGGTTCCCGGGGTTAATTCTATTATTTTACAGGTTTTTTTATAATCTATTTTAAATTATAATATTAATTATCGATAAAAGTGCAATAGAAGTAAAATATTTTTCATTACTCCTTTACATCACGCCTCTGCTTATAAAAAATTATTGTTACAACATCCACAAAAATACACGGTAACATTTTTTAATACGAGCTTTTATGGTAAGGTTATTACTATGAAAAAATATATTGTCTGGGGAATATTAATTGTGCTCATCTCCTGTTTAGGTGGATTGGGCGGCTCTTTACTTTCTGATAAACTCCAGCTATCTAATAAATCAAGACCCAAAGTGCACGGCAAACTCGATAATTTCTACTTAAAGCCCAGCGATAATCATTGGACCAGTTACGTCGATAATAACCTGCCGTACATTATTCAGCATGGAGACCTTAATAAAAGGAACATTGCGATTACTTTTGATGACGGGCCACAATATGACAGCACTGAAGCCATTCTCACCATACTCAGAGACTTTCAAATAAAGGCAACTTTCTTTGTGGTTGGCTCGCAAGCAGAGAAATATCCATACCTTCTCAAACAAATGTTCGATGACGGACATGAGATTGGAAACCATACCTTTTCGCATCAACGGCTTACTGATCTCTCAAGGGAAAAGGCTATTCAAGAGTTAGAAAATACGCGAACAGTAATATTTAATCAAACCGGGTTCATTCCCTATTTGTTCCGACCTCCGGGAGGAAAGTTTGATGCAGAAACAATAGAAATAGCCAAAGAGCTTAATTATACAACTGTCCTCTGGACAAATAACTCCGGAGACTGGCAGGCATTATCTTCCAATAAGCTCAGTAAACGAGTAATTGATAATACCTTCCCGGGAACAATAATTCTCATGCATAACTCCGATAGTTCCTCAACATTATCCGCATTGCCAACTATCATTAGAACACTTAAGCGAAGAGGTTTTGCATTCGTAACTGTCAGCCAGCTATATTCTCAACAAAACAATAAATCGCAACCCGTTATGAGAACAAGAACCTCTGATTACTCTTCTGCCCGTCGGCCTATGAACAACATATAAATAGGATCATTTCCGGTTTAAGGTAAACAATTTTCCGGGATGCTGCTTAATACGTCCAATAATCTCTAATTCTAACAAAGCAGCTATAATTTCGGACGATGATAGTCGGGTAGTTTCGACAATACTATCAATACCGGTTGGTACGCCTGAGAGCAATTTAACGATTTTAACCTGGATCTCGTTTAAGGTACCATAATTTAATTCTTTTTCGGGCTGACTAGTTTCTATATTCTCCAAAGAGAATAACGACTGCTGCCTCACAAATGGCTGCTCTTCAAGAATATCTTCAACGGAACTCACGAGCTTAGCCCCTTCTTTTATTAACTTATGCGGTCCTTTGCTGATATCAGAAGTTATATCGCCAGGAACAGCAAAAACCTCTTTCCCCTGGTCCATGGCAAGATATGCCGATATCATTGCACCGCTCTTTATATCGCCTTCAACAATCATTACCCCGTCAGACAACCCTGTCACAATCCGGTTGCGCAGAGGAAAAAACATTCGCCGGGGTTCTATATCCGGCTCATATTCCGATATAACCATACCACTATCAATTATTTCCTCAAAAAGGCCAACATTTGTTCTCGGGTAAATATGATTAAAACCGCCGCCAAGAACAGCGATCGTTTTCCCCTGTCCGTTCAGGGTTGCACGATGGGCACACGTATCAATACCTTCAGCCATACCGCTAATAATCATAATACCTTGACTTACCAACTGCGAGGTCAGATCCATGGTCACTTTCATACCGTAACTACTGCATTTTCTGGTTCCTACAACGGCAATTGAGGGGATCGCGAAATCGAGGTCCTTACCTTGGACATATAATAATGCCGGAGGGTCGTATATATTCTTTAGTTTGGCAGGATATTTCTGATCGAAGTAACTAACGACCCTTATTCCTTCATTGTCCAGCTTCTCAAAGTAATCATAGACTTTGCCGGAATCAAAAAGCTTGAATTGTTCACCAATAAACTCAGGAATGTTGAATTGTTTGAGATATTCCTGGTTATTTTTATCTAAAAAAGAGAGAAAATTGAAATCACGCTCGACAAGCTTCCTGAAAACGTTAATCGTAAAACCTTTTACTTTGAGAAGGATATAAAGAGTATTAGCTAATTGCACTGCGTTTTCCATGACTTATTTCATTTACCTTTTCTCGTGTTTCTTTATCGATAGCAACGATATCTTCCAGTGACGGATTAGGATTATAGGCATGTTTCTCTAACATTAAGGAGATAATCCGGGGAATTTCTAAAAAGCCTATTTTTTCTTGTAGAAATAATTTGACCGCTTCCTCATTTGCCCCGTTCAGGACCGTAGGCGCAGAACCTCCCTGATTACCAGCCTCGTATGCCATTTTTAAGCAAGGAAATGCTTCATAATCCGGTTCATAAAAACTGAGTGCCCTAAGTTTAACAAGATCGACTCGCGGCCAGGAAGATAATAACCGCTCCGGAAATGAAAGCGCGTACTGTATAGGGAGACACATTGACGGCACACCAAGCTGCGCAATTACCGAGCCATCATTATAGGTCACCATTGAGTGGATGATGCTCTCTCTATGGATCACCACATTAATATTGTCATAATCAATACCAAACAACCAGTGCGCTTCAATGACTTCCAATCCTTTATTGATCAGCGTCGCCGAATCTACGGTTATCTTTTTTCCCATATCCCAATTCGGATGGTTCAGGGCATCACAAAGCTTTTTTGATTTAAGCTCTTCTTTTGTCAGTCCAAAAAAGGGACCGCCTGAAGCAGTTAACGTGATTGATTCTACCGACTTGGAATCATTTCCTTGCAGGCATTGCAATATTGCCGCGTGCTCGCTATCAACAGGCACTATGCGGACTCCCTTTTTTCTGGCTCTTTCCATGACAAGGTGGCCCGCTGCTACCAGTATCTCTTTGCTTGCCAAAGCAATATCCTTGCCGGCATCTATTGCACTCACAGTAGGGAGAAGCGCTCTCACACCAACAATTGCCACGAGAACCAATTCAGCATCTGGCAACGCAACTAGCGTTAATAAGCCCTCGTCGCCGCAAAGGACCTTAATCGTGGTCCCGGTTAATTGCTGGCGAAGATAATCCACTTGGTCTCTATCCTGGATACAAATATATTCGGGATTAAACTGTCTTGCTTGCATGAGCAGCAACTTTGCATTAGAACCCGCAGCAAGCCCAACAACGTTAAATTTATCAGGATGATGCGTAACAACTTCCAAAGATTGTGTTCCAATAGAGCCGGTCGAGCCTAAAATTACTATATTTTTCATCGCAGAATCACCATTGTAAGATAATAATAGATTAACGGGGCAATAAAAGACGCGCTGTCCAATCGATCAAGAATGCCTCCGTGCCCGGGAAGTATCCAGCCGGAATCTTTTACTTCATATTTCCGCTTAATCAGTGATTCAAACAAATCTCCAAGCTGTCCAAAAACACCCACAATCATTCCCATGATTATTGCGTGATTCAAACCAAGATAATGAGCGCCTAAAAAGTATGAGGCGATTACTGCGGAAATGAACCCAGCAATACATCCTTCGACAGATTTCTTAGGGCTTATGAATGGAGCAATTTTATGTTTGCCGAATTTTATTCCTACAATATAAGCCATAGTATCACAAGAAGCTATGGTTAAGACAAGGTAGATCAGGTAAGCAAAACCATGGTCCAACCCACGTAGAAGAACAAAGTAAGAATAAAACCAACCAATATAAAGGATACCTCGAATAACCACAAAAAAATTATTTTTGCAGCCTATAACTTTTTTT
This Candidatus Margulisiibacteriota bacterium DNA region includes the following protein-coding sequences:
- a CDS encoding chitooligosaccharide deacetylase, which codes for MKKYIVWGILIVLISCLGGLGGSLLSDKLQLSNKSRPKVHGKLDNFYLKPSDNHWTSYVDNNLPYIIQHGDLNKRNIAITFDDGPQYDSTEAILTILRDFQIKATFFVVGSQAEKYPYLLKQMFDDGHEIGNHTFSHQRLTDLSREKAIQELENTRTVIFNQTGFIPYLFRPPGGKFDAETIEIAKELNYTTVLWTNNSGDWQALSSNKLSKRVIDNTFPGTIILMHNSDSSSTLSALPTIIRTLKRRGFAFVTVSQLYSQQNNKSQPVMRTRTSDYSSARRPMNNI
- a CDS encoding 1-deoxy-D-xylulose-5-phosphate reductoisomerase is translated as MKNIVILGSTGSIGTQSLEVVTHHPDKFNVVGLAAGSNAKLLLMQARQFNPEYICIQDRDQVDYLRQQLTGTTIKVLCGDEGLLTLVALPDAELVLVAIVGVRALLPTVSAIDAGKDIALASKEILVAAGHLVMERARKKGVRIVPVDSEHAAILQCLQGNDSKSVESITLTASGGPFFGLTKEELKSKKLCDALNHPNWDMGKKITVDSATLINKGLEVIEAHWLFGIDYDNINVVIHRESIIHSMVTYNDGSVIAQLGVPSMCLPIQYALSFPERLLSSWPRVDLVKLRALSFYEPDYEAFPCLKMAYEAGNQGGSAPTVLNGANEEAVKLFLQEKIGFLEIPRIISLMLEKHAYNPNPSLEDIVAIDKETREKVNEISHGKRSAIS
- the dprA gene encoding DNA-protecting protein DprA, giving the protein MENAVQLANTLYILLKVKGFTINVFRKLVERDFNFLSFLDKNNQEYLKQFNIPEFIGEQFKLFDSGKVYDYFEKLDNEGIRVVSYFDQKYPAKLKNIYDPPALLYVQGKDLDFAIPSIAVVGTRKCSSYGMKVTMDLTSQLVSQGIMIISGMAEGIDTCAHRATLNGQGKTIAVLGGGFNHIYPRTNVGLFEEIIDSGMVISEYEPDIEPRRMFFPLRNRIVTGLSDGVMIVEGDIKSGAMISAYLAMDQGKEVFAVPGDITSDISKGPHKLIKEGAKLVSSVEDILEEQPFVRQQSLFSLENIETSQPEKELNYGTLNEIQVKIVKLLSGVPTGIDSIVETTRLSSSEIIAALLELEIIGRIKQHPGKLFTLNRK